Proteins encoded within one genomic window of Gigantopelta aegis isolate Gae_Host unplaced genomic scaffold, Gae_host_genome ctg5950_pilon_pilon, whole genome shotgun sequence:
- the LOC121366499 gene encoding receptor-type tyrosine-protein phosphatase epsilon-like has product MTLHKRVTNKWSPSKGPILVHCSAGVGRTGTFIAVDIALNKLRFLVTLRETHGYVHASFLNGYREKKAFIIAQSPMENTSRDFWKMIMDYKVSAIVMLCKLEENGE; this is encoded by the exons ATGACCCTTCACAAACGTGTTACTAACAAATGGTCTCCATCTAAAGGTCCCATCTTAGTCCACTGTAGTGCTGGTGTAGGTCGTACTGGTACATTTATTGCTGTGGATATAGCTTTGAACAAGCTA AGATTCCTTGTTACACTTCGTGAGACACATGGTTATGTTCATgcatcttttttaaat GGTTATCGTGAGAAGAAAGCATTCATTATAGCTCAGAGTCCAATGGAGAACACTAGCAGAGACTTTTGGAAGATGATAATGGATTATAAAGTGTCTGCTATTGTCATGTTGTGTAAATTAGAAGAGAATGGAGAG